Proteins from one Esox lucius isolate fEsoLuc1 chromosome 19, fEsoLuc1.pri, whole genome shotgun sequence genomic window:
- the LOC105007102 gene encoding ATP-sensitive inward rectifier potassium channel 1-like, which yields MVSGIRKRIRDHLLQQRICRSRLVTKDGRCNIEFGNMKYGNHFAYLMDFWTTFVDLRWRFVLFFFIASFTLSWFFFGLLWFWVAWSNGDLTWQNPSLDHLYCVDNVNNLTTAFLFSVETQTAIGYGIRVITPLCPSAIALLMIQFVIGCIINCFLCGVILAKISRSKKRAKTITFTKMAVICPKKDFLWLMIRVANLRKTLMIGSQIYGKLLRTTITPDGETIIMDQVNIEFMVDAGKDNLFFVCPLTLYHVIDKSSPFFEMAVDTLQNQEFELVVFLDGTAESTSSTCQVRTSFIPQEIMWGYNFMPIISRSKEGKYRVDFSNFSTVVPVATAHCPYCFHNIGHHLCSPSPANGIDNGGFEHIDILE from the coding sequence ATGGTGTCTGGTATCCGGAAGCGCATCCGAGACCACTTGCTTCAGCAAAGAATCTGCAGATCCCGGCTGGTGACCAAAGATGGCCGCTGTAACATTGAATTCGGCAACATGAAGTACGGCAACCATTTTGCCTACCTCATGGACTTCTGGACGACCTTTGTGGATTTGCGCTGGCGCTTTGTCCTATTTTTCTTCATTGCGTCCTTCACACTGAGCTGGTTCTTCTTTGGCCTGCTGTGGTTCTGGGTCGCGTGGAGCAATGGAGACCTGACGTGGCAGAATCCCTCCTTGGACCACCTTTACTGTGTTGACAATGTCAACAACCTAACAACAGCCTTCCTCTTCTCTGTTGAGACCCAGACCGCCATTGGCTATGGTATACGTGTCATCACACCTCTCTGTCCTAGTGCTATTGCTCTACTCATGATCCAGTTTGTCATTGGGTGCATTATCAACTGCTTCCTTTGTGGAGTGATCCTGGCAAAGATCTCACGTTCCAAGAAAAGGGCAAAGACCATCACCTTCACTAAGATGGCTGTCATTTGTCCTAAGAAGGACTTCCTTTGGCTCATGATAAGAGTGGCTAACTTACGCAAAACCCTAATGATTGGGAGCCAGATCTACGGCAAGCTGTTAAGGACAACAATCACACCAGATGGAGAGACAATCATCATGGATCAGGTGAACATTGAGTTCATGGTGGATGCTGGGAAGGACAACCTTTTCTTTGTGTGTCCTCTCACACTCTACCATGTTATTGACAAGTCTAGTCCATTCTTTGAGATGGCAGTGGACACCCTCCAAAATCAGGAGTTTGAGCTGGTGGTCTTTCTGGATGGCACTGCCGAGTCCACCAGTTCTACCTGCCAGGTCAGAACTTCTTTCATCCCTCAGGAGATTATGTGGGGTTACAACTTCATGCCCATCATCTCCCGCAGTAAAGAGGGCAAATACAGAGTGGATTTCTCCAACTTCTCCACGGTCGTGCCTGTGGCCACTGCCCACTGTCCCTATTGCTTCCACAACATTGGGCACCACCTTTGCTCACCCTCTCCAGCTAATGGAATTGACAACGGGGGATTTGAACACATTGATATTCTAGAATGA